The following coding sequences are from one Acomys russatus chromosome 16, mAcoRus1.1, whole genome shotgun sequence window:
- the Cd7 gene encoding T-cell antigen CD7: MTQQALLALLLTLARVLPGPLDAQEVQPSPPVVVASEGESINITCSTSLDLEGIYLKQTWPRAFDVIYFEDGEEPTVDKHFWGRIAFSGSQRNLTITMRLLQLDDAGVYTCWAVTRVPVCSSFTTVVVKEKLIQEAYRSSQGPRLTSVSLPVALAAGFFLAGLVLGAVCVLRKSQIKKLCASRDKDSRCVVYEDMSCNYRKATCTSNTYQ, from the exons ATGACTCAGCAGGCGCTGCTGGCCTTGCTGCTCACACTGGCCAGAGTCCTGCCTGGCCCCCTGGATGCCCAAG AGGTGCAACCGTCTCCCCCAGTTGTGGTCGCCTCTGAGGGGGAGTCCATCAACATCACCTGCTCTACAAGCCTGGACTTGGAAGGGATCTACCTGAAACAGACCTGGCCACGGGCTTTTGATGTGATTTACTTTGAAGACGGGGAGGAGCCCACAGTGGATAAGCACTTCTGGGGCCGAATTGCCTTCTCCGGCTCGCAGAGGAACCTGACCATCACCATGCGCCTCCTCCAGCTGGATGACGCTGGGGTCTACACCTGCTGGGCCGTTACCAGAGTCCCAGTCTGCAGCTCATTCACCACCGTCGTGGTGAAAG AAAAACTGATCCAAGAAGCATACAGATCATCCCAGGGACCTAGGCTGACATCAGTTTCCCTCCCAGTGGCCCTTGCTGCCGGCTTCTTCCTCGCTGGGCTGGTCCTCGGGGCCGTGTGCGTGCTAAGGAAGTCACAG ATCAAGAAACTGTGTGCCTCACGGGATAAGGACTCACGGTGCGTGGTGTACGAGGACATGTCCTGTAACTACCGCAAGGCCACATGCACCTCCAACACGTACCAGTGA